One Alicyclobacillus vulcanalis genomic region harbors:
- a CDS encoding metal ABC transporter solute-binding protein, Zn/Mn family: MKRPRLAAAIAALSTAAAVTGCGLDHSNATAADATKPEIRAVGAESQYADLIRQIGGPYVSVTAIMANPAVDPHEYEANPKDAIAVAEANLVVQNGLGYDEFMNKLEQASPNAKRIVLDAGEALGYQANTANPHIWYQLNTMPRLATMVARDLGKLDPSHAAYFDARARAFIQSLKPWDEAVARLKRTFHGRGAAVTEPVSDYLLQEAGLDVKTPWAFQAAIMNGTDPSPQDVALQTALFTHHEVGVFCYNKQVVTNVTRMFLNLAAREHIPTVAVYETEPNGLTYQQWMLEETNAIYNALAHGTSLEAIS, translated from the coding sequence ATGAAGCGCCCGCGTTTGGCGGCGGCCATCGCCGCCCTATCGACAGCCGCAGCAGTGACGGGCTGCGGGCTCGACCATTCGAACGCGACCGCGGCGGATGCGACAAAACCAGAGATTCGCGCCGTCGGCGCCGAGAGCCAATACGCAGATCTCATTCGCCAAATCGGCGGCCCGTACGTGTCGGTGACCGCCATCATGGCGAATCCCGCGGTGGATCCGCACGAATACGAGGCCAATCCGAAAGACGCCATCGCGGTGGCCGAGGCCAACCTGGTCGTCCAAAACGGGCTCGGCTACGACGAGTTTATGAACAAGCTCGAGCAGGCCTCGCCCAACGCCAAGCGCATCGTCCTCGACGCGGGCGAAGCACTCGGGTACCAGGCGAACACGGCCAACCCACACATCTGGTACCAGCTCAACACGATGCCCCGCTTGGCGACGATGGTCGCCCGTGATTTGGGCAAACTGGATCCCAGCCACGCGGCCTACTTTGACGCGCGCGCCCGCGCGTTCATCCAGTCGCTCAAGCCCTGGGACGAGGCGGTGGCGCGCTTGAAGCGCACCTTCCACGGCCGGGGCGCCGCGGTCACCGAGCCTGTGTCCGACTATCTGCTGCAAGAGGCGGGGCTCGACGTGAAAACGCCGTGGGCGTTTCAGGCCGCCATCATGAACGGCACGGACCCGTCCCCCCAGGACGTGGCACTGCAAACCGCGCTGTTCACGCATCACGAGGTGGGCGTGTTTTGCTACAACAAGCAGGTGGTCACCAACGTCACCCGGATGTTCTTGAATCTCGCTGCGCGCGAGCACATTCCGACCGTCGCCGTCTATGAGACCGAGCCCAACGGCTTGACGTATCAGCAGTGGATGCTCGAAGAGACCAACGCGATTTACAACGCGCTCGCACACGGCACGTCCCTGGAGGCGATCTCGTGA
- a CDS encoding Fur family transcriptional regulator, giving the protein MDHSTASILQALKEAGYKFTGKRRAVVDLFVEHRDRYFSAKEVYDHVSQIYPSVSFDTIYRTLGILVEQNVIEPMEFADDRARYRLQCAKGHHHHLVCLRCGASIPIEECPIERIRQQVPNFHIQDHRLEIYGYCDQCAEGRSEEEP; this is encoded by the coding sequence GTGGACCATTCGACAGCCTCCATTCTGCAGGCTTTGAAAGAAGCGGGTTACAAATTCACAGGGAAGCGCCGTGCGGTGGTGGATCTGTTTGTCGAACACCGGGACCGATACTTTTCGGCCAAAGAGGTGTACGATCACGTCAGTCAGATTTACCCATCGGTCAGTTTTGATACCATCTATCGCACGCTTGGCATCCTCGTGGAGCAAAACGTGATCGAGCCGATGGAGTTTGCGGACGACCGGGCGCGCTACCGCCTGCAGTGTGCCAAGGGTCACCATCATCATCTGGTATGCCTGCGTTGCGGCGCGTCGATTCCCATTGAGGAATGCCCCATTGAACGCATTCGGCAGCAGGTGCCGAACTTCCACATTCAAGATCACCGCCTCGAAATCTATGGCTATTGCGATCAGTGCGCGGAAGGACGCTCGGAGGAGGAGCCGTGA
- a CDS encoding ArnT family glycosyltransferase, with product MTVDHSQARRPAVSTSSLVLALDAVSVTAAALLLRLMWLTAVHPTPLSDFAWYRDHALAIAAGQGYTYDGKPTAYFPIGYPLFLAAIYKLFGSGYWSGTLANVILNSLTAGLVTVVGSTLWKRSAGLVAGLIFAGYLSQIAWSSVLCSEMLFTFLLTSAVCLGSARHAQDVRLARAFALGLVVGLACAVRPVLMLAPAPWLAYLALARMGWRKALRLSAAMLAGLALAIAPITVRNALDLHAFVLVSTNGGVNLWQGNNPRANGGYFWPLNPHQNPFLSYVAHEVADDHAAARAAWAYIFAHPFHTLKMGFVKWWHLFNGVSNALDWSIGTSATPVPTDLARAVYLADLGTYLLMLAACAVGIGLAILRARRTRDARVYWPLLVLAYYVALFFIFPAWDRMRAPIEPLLALFAGYGAVQATAALRRARSRRQHGHGPQGGRRAANGATGR from the coding sequence ATGACGGTAGATCACTCACAAGCTCGGCGCCCGGCCGTCAGCACCTCGTCGCTCGTCCTGGCCTTGGACGCGGTGTCCGTGACCGCCGCCGCCCTTCTGTTGCGCCTGATGTGGCTGACCGCCGTGCACCCCACGCCCTTGTCCGACTTCGCCTGGTATCGCGATCACGCCCTGGCCATCGCGGCCGGACAAGGATACACGTACGACGGAAAGCCGACCGCCTACTTTCCGATTGGCTACCCTCTCTTTCTCGCCGCGATCTACAAGCTCTTTGGAAGCGGCTATTGGAGCGGCACCCTCGCCAACGTCATTCTGAACAGCCTGACAGCTGGACTCGTGACCGTCGTCGGCTCCACGCTCTGGAAGCGGTCCGCTGGACTCGTGGCCGGGCTCATCTTCGCCGGCTACCTGTCGCAAATCGCCTGGTCGAGCGTGTTGTGCAGCGAGATGCTGTTTACGTTTTTGCTCACGTCTGCCGTATGCCTGGGTTCAGCTCGGCACGCGCAAGACGTCCGCCTCGCCCGCGCCTTTGCGCTCGGCTTGGTGGTCGGGCTGGCGTGCGCCGTGCGCCCCGTGCTCATGCTCGCGCCCGCGCCCTGGCTCGCCTATCTCGCGCTCGCCCGAATGGGTTGGCGCAAAGCCCTGCGGCTTTCGGCGGCGATGCTCGCCGGCCTCGCCCTGGCCATCGCGCCCATCACCGTCCGCAACGCCCTCGACCTCCACGCCTTCGTGCTCGTCTCGACCAACGGCGGCGTGAACCTGTGGCAGGGCAACAACCCACGCGCAAACGGCGGCTACTTTTGGCCGCTCAACCCCCATCAAAATCCGTTTTTATCCTACGTGGCTCACGAGGTCGCGGACGATCACGCCGCTGCCCGGGCCGCATGGGCGTACATCTTCGCGCATCCCTTTCACACGTTGAAAATGGGATTCGTCAAGTGGTGGCACTTGTTCAACGGCGTGTCGAACGCGCTCGATTGGTCGATCGGCACGAGCGCAACTCCCGTCCCCACGGACCTGGCGCGAGCCGTGTACCTCGCCGATTTGGGCACGTACCTTCTCATGCTCGCCGCGTGCGCGGTCGGCATCGGCTTGGCCATCCTGCGCGCGCGGCGCACACGCGATGCGCGGGTGTACTGGCCGCTGTTGGTGCTCGCGTACTATGTCGCGCTCTTCTTCATCTTTCCCGCCTGGGATCGCATGCGAGCTCCCATCGAGCCCCTGCTCGCGCTGTTTGCCGGGTACGGCGCGGTCCAGGCCACGGCGGCCCTTCGCCGCGCGCGCTCGAGGCGTCAGCACGGCCATGGCCCTCAGGGTGGGCGACGCGCCGCGAACGGCGCGACGGGGCGATGA
- a CDS encoding MFS transporter: protein MRRPLWMGIFAACLIPFVLTLGNSMMVPVIPVMQSAFGISPTQASLLITAYSVIAVVLMPVAGFISDRASRKHIAMAALGVAAIGGCVAAIGAAIAHSYSWVLVGRIVQGVGAAFAMPLALPLAGDLAAEGDRGRAAGLTEVGNTVGKLVSPMLGALLATWAFFAPFWAVFALCGALSIAIAWMVRGPLRPVARAPKKGLWRSAFRQHAALLTATYVSGAAGMLCLFGGLVSLSESLADRAHVPEWQNGLLLSVPQAMLCAASLVTGLWLARTRARSRVIIPLGFAITALAFGAAGLARGMGWQVAATSVGTYGIGTAITAVDANLATAVPREVRGSLSSLYTSARFLGPTFGPPLASWLLGFGASAPSFVLAAIALAAGILCAALLHRRSAQEGDTTAKAGREAVQT, encoded by the coding sequence ATGCGGCGCCCCCTGTGGATGGGTATTTTCGCAGCGTGCCTCATCCCGTTTGTCCTCACCCTCGGCAACTCGATGATGGTGCCCGTCATCCCCGTCATGCAGTCCGCCTTCGGCATCTCGCCGACGCAGGCGAGCCTGCTCATCACGGCGTATTCGGTCATCGCGGTCGTTCTGATGCCCGTGGCCGGCTTCATCTCGGATCGCGCGAGCCGCAAACACATCGCCATGGCCGCGCTCGGGGTGGCGGCCATCGGCGGGTGCGTCGCGGCCATCGGCGCCGCGATCGCCCACAGCTACAGCTGGGTGCTCGTCGGGCGCATCGTGCAAGGCGTTGGCGCCGCGTTCGCCATGCCGCTCGCGCTCCCACTCGCGGGCGATCTCGCCGCGGAGGGCGATCGCGGCCGCGCCGCGGGGCTCACCGAGGTGGGCAACACCGTCGGCAAACTCGTCAGCCCCATGCTCGGGGCGCTTCTTGCCACCTGGGCGTTTTTTGCGCCATTTTGGGCCGTCTTTGCGCTCTGCGGCGCGCTTTCGATCGCCATCGCCTGGATGGTTCGCGGGCCCCTGCGGCCCGTCGCACGCGCACCGAAGAAGGGCCTGTGGCGAAGCGCGTTTCGCCAGCACGCGGCGCTCCTCACCGCCACCTACGTGAGCGGCGCCGCCGGCATGCTCTGCCTGTTCGGCGGCCTCGTCAGCCTGTCCGAGTCTCTCGCCGACCGCGCACACGTGCCCGAGTGGCAAAACGGCCTTCTCCTCTCCGTTCCGCAGGCCATGCTCTGCGCCGCGAGCCTGGTCACGGGCCTTTGGCTCGCCCGCACGAGGGCGCGATCGCGCGTGATCATCCCGCTCGGCTTCGCGATCACGGCCCTCGCGTTTGGCGCCGCCGGGCTGGCCCGAGGCATGGGGTGGCAGGTCGCAGCGACGAGCGTCGGCACCTACGGCATCGGCACGGCGATCACGGCCGTCGACGCGAACCTCGCCACGGCGGTTCCCCGCGAGGTGCGGGGAAGCCTGTCCTCGCTCTATACCAGTGCGCGCTTCCTCGGCCCGACCTTCGGCCCGCCCCTCGCCTCGTGGCTGCTCGGCTTTGGCGCGAGCGCGCCGAGCTTCGTTCTCGCGGCCATCGCCCTCGCGGCTGGCATCCTCTGCGCCGCCCTGCTTCACAGGCGAAGCGCACAGGAAGGCGATACCACGGCCAAGGCAGGCCGCGAGGCGGTGCAGACGTAG
- a CDS encoding Rossmann-like and DUF2520 domain-containing protein translates to MSAAEREARPLQMAFVGPGRTAVALALSTMRMGHKVVGAAGRDPKSAKAEAFARMTGAFVCGMEDAPGLLREADIVWITVSDGAIAAVCRKLAEAGAWQRGQIVFHTSGALTSEVLESAAVRGAKTASVHPLQTFAGDERDALRLQGVAVAVEGHADAVLLAFSIAEGWGARPFAIAAADKPAYHAAAVLASNAVIALMATAARLAPLPEGVKSLLPLARRTLENLDSLGVPAALTGPIERGDTETVAGHLKALERDPAARRVYLALAAATVPIAVAKGSLEPEAARRLSQWFADTGGM, encoded by the coding sequence ATGTCCGCCGCGGAACGCGAAGCTCGTCCCCTTCAGATGGCGTTTGTCGGCCCCGGCCGGACGGCCGTCGCACTCGCCCTATCGACCATGCGGATGGGTCACAAGGTGGTGGGCGCCGCCGGGCGCGATCCGAAGAGCGCAAAAGCCGAGGCGTTTGCTCGGATGACGGGGGCTTTCGTCTGCGGCATGGAGGACGCCCCAGGCCTGTTGCGGGAGGCGGACATCGTTTGGATCACGGTGTCGGATGGCGCCATCGCTGCGGTGTGCCGTAAGCTCGCGGAGGCGGGGGCGTGGCAGCGGGGGCAAATCGTCTTCCATACGTCGGGCGCGCTCACGAGCGAGGTGCTCGAATCGGCCGCCGTGCGAGGGGCGAAGACGGCGAGTGTGCATCCGCTGCAGACGTTTGCCGGCGATGAGCGCGACGCTTTGCGGCTCCAGGGCGTCGCCGTCGCGGTGGAGGGGCACGCGGACGCCGTTCTCCTGGCCTTTTCCATTGCGGAAGGGTGGGGCGCGCGCCCCTTCGCCATCGCGGCGGCGGACAAGCCGGCGTATCACGCCGCGGCGGTGCTTGCGTCGAATGCCGTGATCGCGCTCATGGCCACCGCGGCCCGCCTCGCCCCGCTGCCGGAGGGCGTGAAGAGCCTCCTGCCCTTGGCGCGCCGCACGCTGGAGAATCTGGATTCGCTCGGCGTTCCGGCGGCGCTGACCGGACCCATCGAGCGGGGCGACACCGAGACCGTCGCGGGGCACCTCAAGGCCCTCGAGCGCGATCCGGCCGCGCGCCGCGTCTACCTGGCGCTCGCGGCGGCGACGGTGCCCATCGCCGTGGCGAAGGGGTCGCTCGAGCCCGAGGCGGCCCGCCGTTTGTCACAATGGTTTGCGGATACAGGGGGAATGTAG
- the panB gene encoding 3-methyl-2-oxobutanoate hydroxymethyltransferase, with protein sequence MARTVTVRTLANMKRAGEKIAMLTAYDYPTAKLLSEAGVHVLLVGDSLGMVVQGQPTTVPVTLDQMVYHASLVSRGADGAMVVADLPFLTYQVSSEEALRSAGRLMQEGGVHGVKLEGGREIAKTVRRLVDAGIPVMGHIGLTPQSVHAFGGFAVQGKTADRALEMMEEALALEEAGAFSLVLEAVPAEVAAEITRRLSIPTIGIGAGPHCDGQVLVFHDFIGFTSGYIPKHNKRYADVASTIREAARQYIEEVAQGTFPGEEQTVHLHDAELRLFQSMLERHGGGPRG encoded by the coding sequence ATGGCACGCACCGTGACCGTGCGCACGCTCGCCAACATGAAGCGGGCAGGCGAAAAAATCGCCATGTTGACGGCATACGACTATCCGACGGCCAAACTTCTGTCTGAGGCCGGCGTGCACGTGCTCCTGGTTGGCGATTCCCTGGGCATGGTGGTGCAGGGTCAGCCGACCACCGTGCCTGTCACGCTCGACCAGATGGTCTATCACGCGAGCCTGGTCTCGCGCGGCGCCGACGGCGCGATGGTCGTCGCGGATCTGCCGTTTCTAACCTACCAGGTGTCGTCCGAGGAGGCGCTTCGCTCCGCAGGCCGGTTGATGCAAGAAGGCGGCGTGCACGGCGTCAAGCTGGAAGGGGGGCGCGAAATCGCCAAGACCGTTCGCCGCCTCGTCGACGCCGGGATTCCCGTCATGGGCCACATCGGCCTGACGCCGCAGTCGGTGCACGCGTTCGGCGGATTCGCGGTCCAAGGCAAGACGGCCGATCGCGCCCTGGAGATGATGGAGGAGGCCCTCGCGCTCGAGGAGGCGGGCGCCTTCAGCCTGGTGCTCGAAGCTGTGCCGGCAGAAGTCGCGGCCGAGATCACGCGCCGGCTGAGCATCCCGACCATCGGCATCGGCGCTGGTCCGCACTGCGACGGCCAGGTGCTCGTGTTTCACGACTTCATCGGCTTCACATCCGGGTACATTCCGAAGCACAACAAGCGCTACGCGGACGTCGCGTCGACCATTCGCGAGGCCGCGCGCCAGTACATCGAAGAGGTGGCGCAGGGCACATTCCCAGGCGAAGAACAGACCGTCCATCTGCACGACGCCGAACTGCGCCTGTTCCAATCGATGCTCGAGCGGCACGGAGGTGGCCCGCGTGGCTGA
- the panC gene encoding pantoate--beta-alanine ligase: protein MAERPALLRTIPDVRQAVRAARQEAKRVALVPTMGYLHDGHLALVARAKEEADFVVVSIFVNPLQFGPSEDFASYPRDLDRDLGLLREQGLADAVFAPSVEEMYPQPIRTQVSLPTLSDRLCGRSRPGHFTGVATVVSKLFHIVQPDVACFGQKDGQQLAIIQRMVADLNLPIRIVGVPTVREPDGLAKSSRNVYLTPEEREHAVVLYRTLSWAKERILAGERRADVIRQGMRERIEADPVARLDYADLVSMPDLESIERIEGDIMLAVAAYFGKARLIDNFQMHVQP, encoded by the coding sequence GTGGCTGAGCGCCCTGCCCTCCTACGCACCATCCCAGACGTCCGGCAGGCCGTCCGAGCGGCGCGCCAGGAAGCCAAGCGCGTGGCCCTCGTTCCGACCATGGGCTACCTGCACGACGGCCATCTCGCCCTTGTCGCGCGCGCCAAGGAAGAGGCGGATTTCGTCGTCGTGAGCATCTTCGTCAACCCGCTTCAGTTCGGCCCGAGCGAGGATTTCGCGAGCTACCCGCGCGATCTCGACCGCGATCTCGGCCTGTTGCGCGAGCAGGGCCTCGCCGACGCCGTCTTTGCGCCGAGCGTGGAGGAGATGTATCCGCAGCCCATCCGCACCCAGGTGTCGCTGCCCACGCTCTCCGACCGCCTGTGTGGCCGATCTCGCCCGGGGCATTTCACTGGCGTCGCCACGGTCGTCTCGAAGCTGTTTCACATCGTCCAGCCCGACGTCGCCTGCTTCGGGCAGAAGGACGGTCAACAGCTCGCCATCATTCAGCGCATGGTCGCGGACCTCAACCTGCCCATCCGCATTGTCGGCGTGCCGACCGTGCGCGAGCCCGACGGCCTCGCCAAGAGCTCGCGCAACGTCTACCTCACGCCCGAGGAGCGCGAGCACGCCGTCGTGCTCTACCGCACGCTCAGCTGGGCCAAGGAACGCATCCTCGCCGGCGAGCGCCGGGCGGACGTCATTCGCCAGGGCATGCGCGAGCGCATCGAGGCCGACCCCGTCGCCCGGCTCGACTATGCCGATCTCGTCTCGATGCCCGATCTCGAGTCCATCGAGCGCATCGAGGGCGACATCATGCTCGCCGTGGCCGCCTACTTCGGCAAGGCGCGCCTCATCGACAACTTTCAGATGCACGTCCAACCGTGA